The genome window TTGTTGGAAGACCAGCTAAAGGAACGGGGTAGCATCTACAGCAAAACCGCCAACTGGGTTCCCTATGTCCAAGTGGATGGCAGGCTCGTGACCGGCCAGAATCCGGCCTCTTCGGGACCCGCAGCGGAAGAGTTACTGAAGTTGCTTCGCTCTGTTTGATCTGCGCGGTAGTAGGCTTAACAAAAGCTGCTGCGCTCCAGTATGCCAAAGCGGGTATTCGCATCAATGTCGTTGCACCAGCAGCCATCGAAACAGATATGTTTGAAGCAGCTACAGGTGGGCAGGATGAAGCCAAAGCTTACATAACAGGGCTTCACCCGATCGGACGAATTGGAACACCGCTTGAAGTTGCAAATGCAGTCCTGTTTTTATCATCTGACCTGGCATCGTTCACAACAGGTGCAACGTTGATGGTAGATGGCGGTATGTAGCGCAATAGTCGATCGGCAGTGCGAAATGTTTGATACAGCACTTCAAGCGACTCACTAAAGCAACACTGAAATTGGTTCGCTAACTCCATCAGAAACTCCATAGGAATCTGCAAGAAGTCGAGTGTTGGAACTGACTACACTCAAGTGAACTAAGACAAAGAGAACTTAGGAGTTGATGATGTCCAAAGTGTCTTCTACCTCACCACTTATCTCATCAAATTAGAGTATTTGACGGATTCAATATAAATTGCTTCACTTTATGTCCCCCAATTCTCGTCGTTCTATAAGTCTGTTTCCCTGTCTAATAGCTCTACCATTATCACTGCTGTTTGTAGGTTATATGACAAAATCCGCAACGCCTGCCGAGGTTCACATTACAACATCAACAGGCACTCTCTATGGCACACAAATTATTCCAACGTCTAATCTGCCAGAGCCAGCGGTGCTGATCATTGCGGGTTCAGGTCCGACCGATCGCAATGGAAACAATTCTCTAGCTGGGCAGAATAATAGCCTCAAACTCCTCGCTGAAGGATTAGCCGATCACGGCATTGCCTCAATCCGATATGACAAGCGCGGGATTGGAGAAAGCGCAGCCGCAGGACCTGAAGAAGCTGATTTTCGTTTCGATACCTATGTTGAAGATGCTGCACTTTGGATTCAGCAATTGCAGGCAGATTCTCGTTTCTCAAGCATCACTGTAATTGGTCACAGTGAAGGCTCTCTGATTGGAATGCTGGCGACCCAAAAAACTGAAGCAGATGCTTTTGTATCAATCGCCGGACCTGCCCAAACTGCATCACAAATTTTACGAGATCAACTGCAACCTGGATTGCCAGATGCATTAGGGCAACAGAATGAGCAGATTCTTGCTGCTCTAGAGCAAGGTAACATAGTGACCTCTGTTCCACCAGAACTAAACATGCTCTACAGATCGAGCGTCCAACCCTACCTCATTTCCTGGTTCCGCTATACCCCTGCCCAAGAGATTAGGCGTCTCACTGTCCCTGTTCTAATTGTTCAAGGAACAACTGATATCCAAGTGCCTGTCAGTGAGGCGCAAGCCCTGAAAATGGCTAAGCCGGATGCGGAGCTTAGAATTATTGAGGGGATGAATCACGTCTTAAAAGCTGTTTCATTAGACCCTGAACAGCAAAATGCTTCCTATTCTGACCCAACGCTGCCAGTTGTGCCTGAACTCGTTGAAGGGATAAGTCAATTTATTCATACCAGTGAGATGCGCCGTGAGTCTAACCAGTCGCTGCACCGGAACGTGCCAAATTGATTGATTGAGTAGCAAAGGTTAAATGCGTCTGGTGAGCTTGGTCATTAGGCAGCGAGGGTGAAAAATAGACTTAATCAGAATTAAGAAAAGCAGTCAATTCTTAAGCCGATTTCAAATCTTCTTGCAGATTGTTTGTCCATTGATATATCGAGCACTTTATTACCGAGAAGGTCCAATGAAAAGAGAGTTAGCGATAAATTTTTTGTTCTCGTTTGTGGGTGGCGCAATGGTCTGGGCCTTGTCA of Pseudanabaena sp. FACHB-2040 contains these proteins:
- a CDS encoding alpha/beta fold hydrolase, producing MTKSATPAEVHITTSTGTLYGTQIIPTSNLPEPAVLIIAGSGPTDRNGNNSLAGQNNSLKLLAEGLADHGIASIRYDKRGIGESAAAGPEEADFRFDTYVEDAALWIQQLQADSRFSSITVIGHSEGSLIGMLATQKTEADAFVSIAGPAQTASQILRDQLQPGLPDALGQQNEQILAALEQGNIVTSVPPELNMLYRSSVQPYLISWFRYTPAQEIRRLTVPVLIVQGTTDIQVPVSEAQALKMAKPDAELRIIEGMNHVLKAVSLDPEQQNASYSDPTLPVVPELVEGISQFIHTSEMRRESNQSLHRNVPN